In the genome of Candidatus Neomarinimicrobiota bacterium, the window ACCAGAAAAATTCTCTGGAAAAACAATCTCATGATCGCAGCTGATGATGTTGGGGGCTCTAAATCCCGTACTTTGATGCTCTATATGGATACTGGAAGAACGACCATCAAAAACAAAGGCGAGGAATTGGAACTATGAGTCGACGCGACCAGATAATAGACCAACTAGGCTCAATCCCAGCCATGCCCGTTGTGGTGGATAAATTACGCCAGCTATTGGCTGACCCGGATGTGGATTTCAGAGAGCTTGCTGATGTGCTAAAATATGATCCGGGGATGACGGCCAATCTTCTACGTCTGGCAAATTCAGCTTATTTCGGATTTCGAACACAGGCGGATAATATCCGCCAGTGTGTCTCCCGTTTAGGAACCAAGCGGATGGGTGAGTTGGTTATGACCGCCGCTGTTGGTCCTGTGATGCAGGGACAGATAAAGGGCTATGATCTTCCGGCAGGTGAATTATGGAAACACTCCATTGCAGTTGCCATTGGAACCGAACAATTGGCCGGCTTACTGGGGCTACAAATACCAGAAGATGCTTTTACTGCAGGCTTGTTGCATGATATCGGTAAAATAATTATGGGAACTTTTATTGAAGTGGATACTGGCCCCATTCTTGAATTAGTTGAAGAGCAAGGGGTTACCTTTGATGAAGCTGAGCGCCAAGTATTAGGTATTGACCATGCCGAGATCGGGGCCCTTCTATTTGAAAAATGGAATTTCCCCAGTGCTATAATCAATACCGCCAGATGGCATCATGCTCCACAGAATTTTGGGGCAGAATCCTTAGTTTTGAATCTGGTACATATCGCAGATAGTGTTTCAATGATGAGTGGGATCGGCACTGGCCAGGATGGGTTGGCCTATCGGATCTCTGATAAAATTTTAGAAAAACTACCGATTAATAATCAAATCATCGAAGCCTGTGCTTTCGAAACAATGATCAAAGTGAATGAACTAAGTGATCTATACAGAATTGCTTAACTGAAATGAATAGGATTAAACAGTATGGCCTACAATATCCTCATAGTTGATGATTCGGCGATAGTACGCGCAGTCATCAAAAAGGCGTTGACCATTTCCGGTGTGGACATGGGTGAGCTTTTTAATGCCCCGGATGGGAAGATCGCCCTGGAAATTGTTGAATCAGAATGGGTGGACCTGGTTTTGGCTGATATAAATATGCCGGTTATGGGTGGGATCGAGATGGTGAAGAAGATGTCTGAAGATGGATTATTGGCCACTATTCCAGTCATTATCGTCTCCACGGAAGGCAGCTCTACCCGGATAGATGAACTGAAAGCACAGGGAGTGAGTGCCTACATTCGAAAACCATTTACCCCGGAACAGATACGAGAGGCGGTGGATGAGGTCATGGGAGAGAAAAATGGAAGTTGAGCGCATAGTACTACTAGAAAATGTATTCTGTGATGTTTTTGAGAATCTGGCCTTCATGTTTGGTGAGCTCGTGGACACAAGCGAGTTAACAAATAGCAGTACAAATCATGTCAGGGCTAAGATGGACTTTAGCGGAGCACGAACTGGGCAGGTCATGCTGACCGTTCCCAACGAAATGTGTCCGGAGATCGCGGCCAATGTGTTAGGAATTGATCCCGAGGATGACCAGGTACAAGAATTAGCAGGGGATGCTTTGAAGGAAATGCTAAATATTATCTGTGGGCAGTTGCTAACCGAGCTGGAGGGCCATGACAAGGTATTTAACCTGTCAGTGCCTGAGATCCAAAACATCGATTCATCGGAGTGGTCCAGCCTGCTGAATAAAGAGGGCTCCCTGGGGTTTATTGTTGATGAATATCCAGCAATCCTCTATGTTAGAATTGATTAGCAAGTGCTAGTGTATAAAATATCAATGGGTGGGAATGTCAGCATCTCAGTGACTTATGAAGTTGCTGCACGATGATAATATTAGCATTCTTAATTTGCCAGTTGGATAGGATTAATTTATGAAAAGTATTCGGGTGCTGATTGTTGATGATTCGGCGGTCGTTCGGCAGATATTCACCAAGGAATTGTCGCGGGATAGTCAGATTGAAATAGTGGGAACTGCCCCCAACCCGTATATCGCCAGGGATAAGATCATTCAGCTAAAACCCGATGTGATAACCCTGGACATTGAAATGCCACGCATGGACGGCATTACCTTTCTTAAGAAGTTGATGCATCATTATCCACTGCCGGTCATCGTTGTATCATCATTGACAGTTGCAGGTGGGAAATTGGTTCTGGAAGCCATGGAGGCTGGCGCCGTTGATGTCCTCTCAAAACCAGGTGAAGCGTATTCTGTAGGTGATATGTCCATCGAACTTATCGATAAAATTAAGGCAGCCGCAAAGGTGGTTGTAAAAAAACCATCCCAAACGGCTGTTCTACCTGTGGCTAAAAAGCAAAAGTACGCCATGACCAAAACAACCAATAAAGTCATTGCCATTGGCGCATCCACAGGCGGGACTCAGGCACTTCAACAGGTGTTACAATCAATGCCGGCAAATTCACCGGGTATTGTGATTGTACAGCACATGCCAGAGCATTTTACACGGGCATTTGCAGACCGACTCAACTCGCTCTGTGATCTGGAGATAAAGGAAGCGGAAAATGGGGATCAGGTATATCCAGGTCGAGCCCTGATTGCACCGGGGAATTTTCATATGCTGTTAAATCGTTCGGGGGCTCAATATTTTGTACAAGTGAAAAAAGGTCCGCTGGTCAGTCGACATCGCCCCTCAGCTGATATTTTGTTCAAATCCACGGCAAAGTATGCAGGCTCTAATGCGATTGGTGTGATCATGACAGGAATGGGGAAGGATGGAGCCTCTGGACTTTTGGAGATGAAGAATAGTGGTGCACAAACCATCGCCCAGGATGAAAAAAGCTGCATCGTATTCGGGATGCCAAAAGTGGCCATTGAAATGGGTGGGGTAGATAAGATCACAAGTCTAGAGAATATTCCCCAGCAGATCTTTGCGATGGCTCGATAGCCTTTAGATCCGACATCATTTTTCCTTTATGCCATTCTTTATACGACAAAGCGGGCACACACAATCAATCAAGATGAAGTAAGATTAGATTTTGAATTCGTTGATCTTTGCATTGGTCAATCGTCCAGGGTTTTTTGATCCTATCACTAATCCCGGATTCTCTATATTCATCTTGCTCCCCAGTTTCAAGATGACCGGTTGAAAGAATAATTGGAATGCTGGAATCCAATTTTCTGATTTCAATCGCCAATTCAGTTCCTGTCATGTTCGGCATGGATAAATCAGTCACAATAAGGTCGAATCCTTTGGGG includes:
- a CDS encoding response regulator, which encodes MLLADDDDNIRRVTCAILSSKGCHVEEASDGIQALSRFEANPKGFDLIVTDLSMPNMTGTELAIEIRKLDSSIPIILSTGHLETGEQDEYRESGISDRIKKPWTIDQCKDQRIQNLILLHLD
- a CDS encoding response regulator, which translates into the protein MAYNILIVDDSAIVRAVIKKALTISGVDMGELFNAPDGKIALEIVESEWVDLVLADINMPVMGGIEMVKKMSEDGLLATIPVIIVSTEGSSTRIDELKAQGVSAYIRKPFTPEQIREAVDEVMGEKNGS
- a CDS encoding chemotaxis response regulator protein-glutamate methylesterase; amino-acid sequence: MKSIRVLIVDDSAVVRQIFTKELSRDSQIEIVGTAPNPYIARDKIIQLKPDVITLDIEMPRMDGITFLKKLMHHYPLPVIVVSSLTVAGGKLVLEAMEAGAVDVLSKPGEAYSVGDMSIELIDKIKAAAKVVVKKPSQTAVLPVAKKQKYAMTKTTNKVIAIGASTGGTQALQQVLQSMPANSPGIVIVQHMPEHFTRAFADRLNSLCDLEIKEAENGDQVYPGRALIAPGNFHMLLNRSGAQYFVQVKKGPLVSRHRPSADILFKSTAKYAGSNAIGVIMTGMGKDGASGLLEMKNSGAQTIAQDEKSCIVFGMPKVAIEMGGVDKITSLENIPQQIFAMAR
- a CDS encoding HDOD domain-containing protein, with amino-acid sequence MSRRDQIIDQLGSIPAMPVVVDKLRQLLADPDVDFRELADVLKYDPGMTANLLRLANSAYFGFRTQADNIRQCVSRLGTKRMGELVMTAAVGPVMQGQIKGYDLPAGELWKHSIAVAIGTEQLAGLLGLQIPEDAFTAGLLHDIGKIIMGTFIEVDTGPILELVEEQGVTFDEAERQVLGIDHAEIGALLFEKWNFPSAIINTARWHHAPQNFGAESLVLNLVHIADSVSMMSGIGTGQDGLAYRISDKILEKLPINNQIIEACAFETMIKVNELSDLYRIA
- a CDS encoding chemotaxis protein CheX; amino-acid sequence: MEVERIVLLENVFCDVFENLAFMFGELVDTSELTNSSTNHVRAKMDFSGARTGQVMLTVPNEMCPEIAANVLGIDPEDDQVQELAGDALKEMLNIICGQLLTELEGHDKVFNLSVPEIQNIDSSEWSSLLNKEGSLGFIVDEYPAILYVRID